The nucleotide sequence GAATCAAGTCATAAAAAACTGActgtgaataaaaataaactaaggaagaagaaaataataagaaaaaagaaaatcgaTAGTGAAGATATAGTAGTAAAAAAGGAacctatttttgaaattcatgaCACAAAATTGAAAGAACAGGTATCTCCAGTGATCTTTGAAAATGGTAatgaaacatatgaaaaaaatgaatcaagaCTTGTCACATCTGATACTGAATCATGTTCAGAAACTAGTAAGAATTCCAAGATAGAAGATTCCAAATTGTTTTGTCCCAAATGCGGTAGTGgttataaaactgaaaatgagCTATCTGAACACTTGTATATCCATGAACCTTTTTGTCGACTATGTAATACTTGGTTCCCAGATGAATTCATTTTTAAGCAACATATGCAACTtcataaaataagaatttttgcTTGCCATCTTTGTAGTGCAGAATTTGCATTTAAAGAAATGTTATTCAAACATTTCGACTGTCATGCAGAGGACAGATTGTTTGATGATATTTTAGATATGGAACAGGAATATAAAACATTTCCGTTtagttttgttaataacaattataataccAGCATAAACAGTATTTTGTGTTACCTGAAAGATAGgccaaattattattactataacTATAAATTCATGAAAACCATCTGTGATATTTGTTACAAAGAAGTATTAGTTCCTGAATACGAAGCTCATTTACAgatatttcatagttattaGTCTTGGATAAAGATATATGTATactgaaatatacaaaaaaaattgggattTTCTAATTTACATTCTCGagataattaaaatgttttttgatatttttatatatttgacttATTGATTATTTGTTGTTCGActgatttttccaatttatcaGCATTTTctcttctcatttttctttggttctaataattattttcagcattttctTGATTCACCAACCCAGGTTCCTCACTTTGCAGATTTTAGCAGAATGTATTTGGTAACAGTTATTTAAACCTATTGTTTTctatttagatttatttattgtttattgacAATAAGAAACAGCACTATTTCTGCTGCAGGTTAAAATCGATCTTTTAGGCAATATGGATGTTGAATGAAATctctaataatgaaaatttcattatgcCAATTAGTAGGAGCCTTAAAAATGAGAGGAGAGAatccttcaaatattttttttaatttaaaaaaataaaattaatgttcATTTGAAATGTATAAGTTAAGACTGGCAATATTTTAACTACGCTTTGAGTATCTTTATAGCACATTGATTACTTCAAATCGAAATCACTGCTCCTATAAACAGGGCATTTAAATTTCAGTTTTGAGATTAAGAATGTGAAAAATtacattaatatataaataaaatattatatccCATAAtatggagaagaaattaaaatagtttatatGGTGGTTTTcaaagaacaaaattttaattagaaattgtAGCCTATAATAGAGCAAAAGAAATTTCCAAGCACCACCAAAATAAATTCCTGTCCTATTgtttattatgattttatttcaattacattaAAGATAAATGGTTACAGTATATTAGagttaaataaataagagaatcaaaattattatatgttaGGATTCAATTCATATTAAAAAGTattctttttttggaaatcacTACTCTATTTATCACAAATTTTGATACTTCATACTTCAGAAATTTCCAAGTATTAATTTAATTGGGTTAAAAAGTAATttgcatatatttttattatgttttagtAACAAAATGTTTATAAGAGCTGTGCTTTcactttcaatatttatttttgttagaatagtcaatataaatttttgtttaatatttttttgattgatattaagttttgatatttttttatttgtactgACTAACAAGAAAACTGTTAAGACTTGAATGTTGATTTttataagaatatatttttgagttacttaatatttcatttgacTGATTCATATCCTTATAAACccaataaatgtattaattctCCTGTCAAATAAATTGGGTTGTTATGGAGACTTCTTTTGAGTTATTAAATGATCTAAATTATGTTGAAAGAAGAacgaaagaaatagaaaaaaaaattaattttcatgaatttcgGATTTCTTTAATCTAATTTTGAGTAATAGATTCAAATTCCTTAACAAAGCCACTTTCTTAAATAAGAATGTGTCATGACCATACATCTGACATGTTATATTCAAGAAATTAAGGTGTTTTGACAAATTCTTCCTTCCAATATAATTTTACTTATATTAATCACTTCCAGTTAAAGGTATGAATAAATGgtatatttgaaacaaatttataaaaacaaaattatgtatttccaaaaaataaaatcattcagTATTTATAGCTTCTTACATTTTTGGTGGAGTAcgaaaatctaaaatatatttacttccCACCATCccattttttgttaatacacTGCTTAAAGCTTTTTTATAATCCATAAAGTTTACAAACACATGTGGAGGAGCTTTCAAGTCACCATTCATAATCATGTCAATTATATCTTTATATATGGCAGGAAGCTTAACAACATTCCGTTCTTTATTAACCCATCTGGTCACATTAAAACCttctattttgatgtttttgaaaactaatGGTGTTGTTGATACTTTAATAGGCTCCAAAGACATACCTCCATAAGTCACTAACACTCCTTCATCTTTCAAATGTCGTA is from Diorhabda sublineata isolate icDioSubl1.1 chromosome 1, icDioSubl1.1, whole genome shotgun sequence and encodes:
- the LOC130446579 gene encoding zinc finger protein weckle-like; this translates as MVRCLICLLQFSKLKKLFIHYWRWHKKNKIIHKLLEASACSLIKFHQTTKRLVKSDLKKCCKKYNTFNIKDLPTESLVLSENIRIFCGQDEIIRIGDNKHSVKLSFEDDQNESKEICCLAIKDLESIAESSHKKLTVNKNKLRKKKIIRKKKIDSEDIVVKKEPIFEIHDTKLKEQVSPVIFENGNETYEKNESRLVTSDTESCSETSKNSKIEDSKLFCPKCGSGYKTENELSEHLYIHEPFCRLCNTWFPDEFIFKQHMQLHKIRIFACHLCSAEFAFKEMLFKHFDCHAEDRLFDDILDMEQEYKTFPFSFVNNNYNTSINSILCYLKDRPNYYYYNYKFMKTICDICYKEVLVPEYEAHLQIFHSY